From Raphanus sativus cultivar WK10039 unplaced genomic scaffold, ASM80110v3 Scaffold2232, whole genome shotgun sequence, the proteins below share one genomic window:
- the LOC130505388 gene encoding external alternative NAD(P)H-ubiquinone oxidoreductase B1, mitochondrial isoform X1 has translation MTILSSLGRAYRSAPLASKLLLLGTLSGGSLVAYSDSNKKEEEQKQKKKKVVVLGTGWAGISFLKDLDISSYDVQVVSPQNYFAFTPLLPSVTCGTVEARSIVESVRNITKKVCLNLLVYHYSAKLFFKIWQKNGEIELWEADCAKIDPANNKVRCQPVFKDDPEASQEFSLDYDYLVIAVGAQVNTFGTPGVLENCHFLKEVEDAQRIRRGVIDCFEKAILPGLTEEQRRTKLHFVIVGGGPTGVEFAAELHDFIEEDITKIYPSVKELVKITLIQSGDHILNSFDERISSFAEQKFLRDGIDVLMGMRVMSVSDKDISVKIKSSGEVVSLPHGLILWSTGVGTRPVISDLMEQVGQGGRRALATNEWLQVKGCENVYAVGDCASIAQRKIMGDIENIFKAADVDNSGTLTEEELQEVVDDIVVRYPQVELYLKSKHMRSIRDLLTDSEGDPKKEVDIKAFESALSGVDSQMKSLPATAQVAAQQGSYLAKCFNKMEHCKEHPEGPKRFRTGGHHQFRPFQYKHFGQFAPLGGDQAAAELPGDWVSAGRSTQWLWYSVYASKQVSWRTRALVVSDWTRRYIFGRDSSRI, from the exons ATGACAATACTTTCCTCTCTCGGAAGAGCCTATAGATCTGCTCCACTGGCCTCTAAGCTCCTCCTACTCGGCACTCTCAG CGGTGGGAGTTTAGTGGCCTACTCAGATTCCAACAAAAAGGAGGAAGAGcaaaagcagaagaagaagaaagtagtTGTACTTGGCACTGGATGGGCTGGTATAAGCTTCCTCAAAGATCTCGACATCTCTTCCTACGACGTTCAGGTTGTTTCTCCTCAGAACTACTTCGCCTTCACTCCACTCTTGCCTAGCGTCACTTGTGGCACCGTTGAAGCTAGAAGCATCGTCGAGTCTGTCCGCAACATTACCAAGAAGGTATGCTTGAATCTTTTGGTCTATCATTATTCTGCTAagcttttttttaaaatttggcaGAAAAATGGAGAGATTGAATTATGGGAAGCAGATTGTGCCAAGATCGATCCTGCCAACAACAAGGTTCGCTGCCAACCAGTTTTCAAGGACGATCCCGAAGCAAGCCAAGAGTTCTCACTTGACTACGACTACTTGGTCATAGCGGTGGGAGCACAGGTCAACACGTTCGGCACTCCAGGAGTTCTTGAGAACTGTCATTTCCTCAAGGAAGTAGAGGATGCGCAGAGGATTCGCAGGGGAGTCATCGATTGCTTTGAAAAGGCTATTCTTCCTGGTCTCACCGAGGAGCAGAGAAGGACTAAGCTTCACTTTGTTATAGTGGGTGGTGGACCTACTGGTGTGGAGTTTGCAGCTGAGTTGCATGACTTTATTGAAGAGGATATCACCAAGATATACCCTTCGGTCAAGGAGCTTGTGAAAATAACACTCATTCAATCTGGAGATCATATCTTGAACTC gttTGATGAACGTATTAGTTCATTTGCTGAACAGAAGTTCTTGAGAGATGGTATAGATGTTCTGATGGGAATGCGTGTGATGTCTGTGTCTGATAAAGACATCTCTGTGAAGATCAAATCAAGCGGAGAAGTCGTAAGCCTACCTCACGGGTTGATATTGTGGTCCACTGGAGTTGGGACTCGTCCAGTGATCAGCGACCTCATGGAGCAAGTTGGACAAGGAGGGAGACGAGCATTGGCAACCAACGAGTGGTTACAGGTGAAAGGATGTGAGAATGTTTATGCAGTTGGAGACTGTGCTTCCATAGCTCAACGCAAAATCATGGGggatattgaaaatatattcaaaGCTGCAGATGTGGACAACTCAGGGACATTGACAGAAGAAGAGTTACAAGAGGTGGTTGATGATATCGTTGTGAGGTACCCACAGGTTGAGCTCTACCTGAAAAGCAAGCATATGAGGAGTATCAGAGATCTTCTGACTGATTCAGAAGGTGATCCAAAGAAAGAAGTAGACATCAAGGCGTTTGAATCGGCTCTCTCTGGAGTTGACTCGCAGATGAAGAGTCTTCCTGCAACTGCTCAG GTTGCGGCTCAGCAAGGTTCGTATCTTGCAAAATGTTTTAACAAGATGGAGCATTGTAAAGAGCATCCTGAAGGTCCTAAGCGCTTCAGAACTGGAGGGCATCACCAGTTTCGTCCCTTCCA GTACAAGCACTTTGGACAGTTTGCTCCGTTGGGAGGGGACCAAGCAGCTGCTGAACTACCAGGAGACTGGGTTTCAGCTGGGAGAAGCACCCAGTGGCTATGGTATTCTGTTTACGCCag CAAGCAAGTTAGCTGGAGAACGAGGGCTCTGGTGGTGTCTGACTGGACTAGGAGGTACATCTTTGGGAGGGATTCAAGCCGTATCTGA
- the LOC130505387 gene encoding uncharacterized protein LOC130505387 has translation MPMTSYALSSSLPPSSFCRYSRIPAINSASLPRISHLNVNYKLTLAPPQLLNAGASLRGFSVPGKFPSVRLRVSTRCNKEDVQKGETEDAAERFARRESTMPDRFRHLTKEAPDTPVRWPWFIALAFLVYAWRAVLFELTNWRNAAFAIVRFLGDISKFALALVFHFIGDPITSLIALVETAIYSVRAFYSGIVAYTPVRELTTVILLASSVLAVGEAVAPNAISKQPYVVTLAGVLGYAAVQGYISEPFFWTVLVGMYGYSRLVKKRDDVTSALPSAAVLAGVGEPWVRVVAITGYLVLAMYYNSTKKTSSEEEEGQSLRKGPPMPLLAAALAIGVRLAAKWAGYRHLTWMIV, from the exons ATGCCGATGACGTCCTACGCTctctcttcatctcttcctCCCTCTTCCTTCTGCCGCTATTCTCGCATCCCTGCTATCAATTCCGCCTCTCTGCCCCGTATTTCTCATCTCAATGTCAATTACAAGCTTACACTTGCTCCACCGCAGCTTCTGAACGCCGGCGCGAGCCTCCGCGGCTTCTCTGTTCCGGGCAAGTTTCCGAGTGTAAGACTTAGGGTTTCCACGAGATGCAACAAAGAAGATGTACAGAAGGGCGAAACAGAGGATGCGGCGGAGCGATTCGCGAGGCGAGAGAGCACTATGCCTGATAGATTTAGACACCTGACCAAAGAAGCACCCGACACTCCCGTAAGATGGCCCTGGTTTATCG CGTTAGCGTTTCTCGTGTACGCGTGGAGAGCAGTCTTGTTCGAGCTAACGAACTGGAGAAACGCTGCTTTCGCCATCGTTAGATTTCTCGGAGACATTTCGAAGTTCGCGTTGGCACTCGTCTTCCACTTTATAGGAGACCCCATCACTTCCCTCATCGCTCTCGTGGAGACTGCAATCTACAGCGTCCGGGCGTTCTACTCGGGGATCGTCGCTTACACGCCTGTGAGGGAGTTAACCACGGTGATCCTTCTCGCATCATCTGTTCTCGCGGTAGGAGAAGCAGTTGCGCCGAACGCGATCAGCAAGCAGCCTTACGTGGTGACTCTTGCTGGTGTTTTGGGGTATGCGGCTGTACAGGGGTACATCTCGGAGCCGTTCTTCTGGACTGTTTTGGTGGGTATGTATGGGTATTCGAGGTTGGTGAAGAAGAGAGATGATGTGACTTCGGCGTTACCTTCTGCGGCTGTTCTGGCGGGAGTAGGGGAGCCGTGGGTGAGAGTGGTGGCTATCACAGGGTATTTGGTTTTAGCTATGTATTACAATTCAACTAAGAAGACGTcttctgaagaagaagagggacaGAGCTTGAGGAAGGGGCCACCAATGCCGTTGTTGGCTGCGGCTTTGGCCATTGGCGTAAGGCTTGCTGCAAAATGGGCTGGTTACAGGCACTTGACTTGGATGATTGTTTAA
- the LOC130505389 gene encoding uncharacterized protein LOC130505389 yields MNYLNKVWMAASFVAVQGNPDHSVKLKPGLSSAHRLQRRLSSDLRPLSAADVPVEDAPSEERRRTSSSSNPDESLRQVMYLSCWSQG; encoded by the coding sequence ATGAATTATCTAAACAAGGTCTGGATGGCAGCATCTTTCGTGGCTGTTCAAGGAAACCCCGATCACAGCGTCAAGCTAAAACCCGGTCTCAGCTCCGCCCACCGCCTTCAACGCCGACTTTCCTCCGATCTCCGCCCTCTCTCCGCCGCAGATGTCCCCGTAGAGGATGCTCCTTCGGAGGAAAGACGACGTACCTCTTCTTCCTCCAATCCTGATGAATCGCTACGTCAGGTCATGTACCTCAGCTGCTGGAGCCAAGGCTAA
- the LOC130505388 gene encoding external alternative NAD(P)H-ubiquinone oxidoreductase B1, mitochondrial isoform X2, translating to MTILSSLGRAYRSAPLASKLLLLGTLSGGSLVAYSDSNKKEEEQKQKKKKVVVLGTGWAGISFLKDLDISSYDVQVVSPQNYFAFTPLLPSVTCGTVEARSIVESVRNITKKKNGEIELWEADCAKIDPANNKVRCQPVFKDDPEASQEFSLDYDYLVIAVGAQVNTFGTPGVLENCHFLKEVEDAQRIRRGVIDCFEKAILPGLTEEQRRTKLHFVIVGGGPTGVEFAAELHDFIEEDITKIYPSVKELVKITLIQSGDHILNSFDERISSFAEQKFLRDGIDVLMGMRVMSVSDKDISVKIKSSGEVVSLPHGLILWSTGVGTRPVISDLMEQVGQGGRRALATNEWLQVKGCENVYAVGDCASIAQRKIMGDIENIFKAADVDNSGTLTEEELQEVVDDIVVRYPQVELYLKSKHMRSIRDLLTDSEGDPKKEVDIKAFESALSGVDSQMKSLPATAQVAAQQGSYLAKCFNKMEHCKEHPEGPKRFRTGGHHQFRPFQYKHFGQFAPLGGDQAAAELPGDWVSAGRSTQWLWYSVYASKQVSWRTRALVVSDWTRRYIFGRDSSRI from the exons ATGACAATACTTTCCTCTCTCGGAAGAGCCTATAGATCTGCTCCACTGGCCTCTAAGCTCCTCCTACTCGGCACTCTCAG CGGTGGGAGTTTAGTGGCCTACTCAGATTCCAACAAAAAGGAGGAAGAGcaaaagcagaagaagaagaaagtagtTGTACTTGGCACTGGATGGGCTGGTATAAGCTTCCTCAAAGATCTCGACATCTCTTCCTACGACGTTCAGGTTGTTTCTCCTCAGAACTACTTCGCCTTCACTCCACTCTTGCCTAGCGTCACTTGTGGCACCGTTGAAGCTAGAAGCATCGTCGAGTCTGTCCGCAACATTACCAAGAAG AAAAATGGAGAGATTGAATTATGGGAAGCAGATTGTGCCAAGATCGATCCTGCCAACAACAAGGTTCGCTGCCAACCAGTTTTCAAGGACGATCCCGAAGCAAGCCAAGAGTTCTCACTTGACTACGACTACTTGGTCATAGCGGTGGGAGCACAGGTCAACACGTTCGGCACTCCAGGAGTTCTTGAGAACTGTCATTTCCTCAAGGAAGTAGAGGATGCGCAGAGGATTCGCAGGGGAGTCATCGATTGCTTTGAAAAGGCTATTCTTCCTGGTCTCACCGAGGAGCAGAGAAGGACTAAGCTTCACTTTGTTATAGTGGGTGGTGGACCTACTGGTGTGGAGTTTGCAGCTGAGTTGCATGACTTTATTGAAGAGGATATCACCAAGATATACCCTTCGGTCAAGGAGCTTGTGAAAATAACACTCATTCAATCTGGAGATCATATCTTGAACTC gttTGATGAACGTATTAGTTCATTTGCTGAACAGAAGTTCTTGAGAGATGGTATAGATGTTCTGATGGGAATGCGTGTGATGTCTGTGTCTGATAAAGACATCTCTGTGAAGATCAAATCAAGCGGAGAAGTCGTAAGCCTACCTCACGGGTTGATATTGTGGTCCACTGGAGTTGGGACTCGTCCAGTGATCAGCGACCTCATGGAGCAAGTTGGACAAGGAGGGAGACGAGCATTGGCAACCAACGAGTGGTTACAGGTGAAAGGATGTGAGAATGTTTATGCAGTTGGAGACTGTGCTTCCATAGCTCAACGCAAAATCATGGGggatattgaaaatatattcaaaGCTGCAGATGTGGACAACTCAGGGACATTGACAGAAGAAGAGTTACAAGAGGTGGTTGATGATATCGTTGTGAGGTACCCACAGGTTGAGCTCTACCTGAAAAGCAAGCATATGAGGAGTATCAGAGATCTTCTGACTGATTCAGAAGGTGATCCAAAGAAAGAAGTAGACATCAAGGCGTTTGAATCGGCTCTCTCTGGAGTTGACTCGCAGATGAAGAGTCTTCCTGCAACTGCTCAG GTTGCGGCTCAGCAAGGTTCGTATCTTGCAAAATGTTTTAACAAGATGGAGCATTGTAAAGAGCATCCTGAAGGTCCTAAGCGCTTCAGAACTGGAGGGCATCACCAGTTTCGTCCCTTCCA GTACAAGCACTTTGGACAGTTTGCTCCGTTGGGAGGGGACCAAGCAGCTGCTGAACTACCAGGAGACTGGGTTTCAGCTGGGAGAAGCACCCAGTGGCTATGGTATTCTGTTTACGCCag CAAGCAAGTTAGCTGGAGAACGAGGGCTCTGGTGGTGTCTGACTGGACTAGGAGGTACATCTTTGGGAGGGATTCAAGCCGTATCTGA
- the LOC130505385 gene encoding expansin-B3-like produces the protein MQLPPVTILATLCIVLQLLTSSSASVILNRHVSNAHWLPAVATWYGSANGDGSDGGACGYGTLVDVKPLHARVGAVNPILFKNGEGCGACYKVRCLDRSICSRRAVTVIVTDECPGCSKTNTHFDLSGAAFGRLAITGESGPLRNRGLIPVIYRRTACKYRRQNIAFHVNEGSTDFWLSLLVEFEEGEGDIGSMHIRQAGAREWLEMKHVWGANWCIIGGPLRGPFSVKITTLSAGRTLSATDVVPRNWVPKATYTSRLNFSPVL, from the exons ATGCAGCTCCCTCCGGTCACCATCTTAGCCACACTCTGCATTGTCCTGCAGCTCCTGACTAGCTCCTCCGCCTCGGTGATACTCAATCGCCACGTGTCTAACGCTCACTGGCTTCCCGCCGTGGCCACTTGGTACGGAAGCGCCAACGGAGACGGAAGCGATG GAGGAGCGTGTGGGTACGGTACGTTGGTGGACGTGAAGCCCCTCCATGCGAGAGTTGGAGCCGTGAATCCTATTCTCTTCAAAAACGGTGAAGGATGTGGCGCTTGTTACAAGGTTCGGTGCTTGGACAGGAGTATCTGTTCCCGGAGAGCCGTCACTGTCATTGTCACTGACGAGTGTCCCGGCTGCTCCAAAACCAACACTCACTTTGATCTCAGTGGCGCTGCCTTTGGTCGATTGGCTATCACCGGAGAGTCTGGTCCCCTCCGCAACCGTGGTCTCATCCCCGTTATTTACCGCCg gacgGCATGCAAATATAGACGGCAGAACATAGCGTTCCATGTGAACGAAGGATCAACTGATTTCTGGTTGTCTCTACTGGTCGAgtttgaagaaggagaaggcGACATTGGCTCCATGCATATTCGCCAA GCAGGAGCGAGGGAATGGTTAGAGATGAAGCACGTATGGGGAGCCAACTGGTGCATCATTGGAGGGCCACTCAGAGGACCATTCTCCGTCAAGATCACCACTTTGTCCGCCGGTAGAACACTGTCCGCCACTGACGTCGTTCCTAGAAACTGGGTTCCTAAAGCGACTTACACTTCTCGCCTCAACTTCTCCCCCGTCCTCTGA
- the LOC130505390 gene encoding protein ULTRAPETALA 1: ITCECTPGCDEDKLTPAAFEKHSGRETAKKWKNNVWVIVGGEKIPLSKTVLLKYYNEALKKCNRSNRRSQGTKVFHRDEFVGCIECGKERRFRLRSRDECRLHHNAMADPNWKCSDFPYDKITCEAEEERGSRKVYRGCTRSPTCKGCTSCVCFGCELCRFSDCTCQTCVDFTSNVKA; this comes from the exons ATCACCTGTGAATGCACGCCCGGCTGTGACGAAG ACAAGTTAACACCAGCTGCGTTCGAGAAGCATTCTGGCAGAGAAACGGCTAAAAAGTGGAAGAACAATGTGTGGGTTATCGTTGGAGGCGAGAAGATTCCACTGTCAAAGACAGTACTGCTCAAATACTACAATGAAGCATTAAAGAAGTGCAATAGATCAAACAGAAGATCACAAGGTACCAAAGTATTCCATAGAGATGAGTTTGTTGGGTGCATCGAATGTGGTAAGGAGAGGAGGTTCAGGTTGAGGAGCAGAGACGAATGCCGCTTGCACCACAACGCAATGGCTGATCCAAACTGGAAATGCTCAGACTTTCCATACGACAA GATAACATGTGAGgcagaggaagagagaggaagCAGGAAAGTGTATAGAGGATGCACACGTTCGCCAACTTGCAAAGGCTGCACTTCTTGCGTCTGTTTTGGCTGCGAGTTATGCCGTTTCTCTGATTGTACTTGCCAGACGTGTGTGGACTTTACCAGCAATGTCAAAGCTTGA